In Cryptomeria japonica chromosome 5, Sugi_1.0, whole genome shotgun sequence, the genomic window gtgcttctggttgtgagtgCAATTGGGGTGTTTTTGAGGCCATTCACACAcaaaaaaatgcaataagttgACTAAAAGTGCTTGAATGACCTTGTATATCAGAAATACGACCTTTGATTGTATGAAAAGAGGGTACAAGTGTAGggttcacatgaagcacttgacctAGATAACATTGATCCATATTCAACAGATTGGATTGTTGAAACTGATGATGCTAGTGCCAATGTTGATGTGGAACCATTTTTCACTGACAATCACTTAGTTGAGTTGGGGAGGGAGGCAATTAAATGGTCAGCAAAAGTGGCAGAACGTGAGGAGGTAGAAGACAAAGTTGGTGATCCAGCAGTTTCCTCACCTGTTGAGGATATTGCAGCAACAGCACCATCTACTTCAGCACCCACTCAACAGCAACAGACTTTTTTGAGCTTTAGTAGTAgacaatttataatttataattttcatTGATACGAAAACTGGAACTTAATATGTATTCAAGGATTGTAGTTATTTTGTAGTGATGATCTACAATATGTATGTGACTCAAATTTAGTCAGAGGTTGCACTTGTTTTTTGGTATATGAtatgtatttaactcaaactatgatttatatatgatggaaaccagTAATATGTTATTAAGCTTTATAAATTTGGTGTATGTGTGTTTTTTTAAGAATGTTTTATGAAATTATATAATTTCAAATGTTCAATAAATTTGCCGATTTTTTCACGATTTATTGCTgaataccatttttttttaaattttgggccAAAAGAGTTATTGCCGAGTAAGATTTTTTCACCTTTGATTCATTACATCAACCTAGTACTTGCGTTAGTAGACTTGCATAGCTCATACTTGCTTAAACTTGTTTATTTGGATTTCAAACATTATAGTATAATGCCCAAACCTAGTCTATTTTGTTTATATGATTAGTATAGAATTCAAAGGCATACTTGCAATAGACATACTAGAAATACATTAGGTATGAACCAAACACGGAGCATATGCATAAAAACACGGGCAtacatggatatatgcaaacatGGTGCATACAAATGAATACATGTATTCTTAGATTCCTTTTCATTGACTATAgtgattcattgattcatctttaccctgcaAGGTTGCAGGATCATGCTCCGATACCATTTGCAATGTCCACTTGCTAGATCACTCCCTGCTTTGCCCTAAATTCACAAAATCAAATGGACACAAAGCATATAATATAGTTAGAGGAACATTTCTTTACTTAGGAATAGGATGAACTAATTCTATTCTGGAAATCTAAAATCAAATTGGTAGCATTGCACACACATTTCATGAAATAAATCTATTATTAGAGCACGGAAATCATACATTCATCATTATGCAGCGAGCCTAATTTGTATGTGAATCTATGTCATAAAAGATATGGAATAAGGAGGCCTGGTAGGATGCCTTAAGATAGCCATTCTCTCCCTTCATGCAATCCCATTCCATTCTTCCATGGCTGGAGAATCTTGGGTTCATCAACAATCCCTCAACATACGAGTTGGAAGGGAAATTACAATAGGTTCCCTTAGCCGTTCTCTCCCTTTCACAATGTAATAGGGTGCCCTAATAGCTGTTCTCCCTACTTGCCATTGTAGCAAGATGCCCTAAGCTGTTCTCCCTTAATGCAAATTTCCTTCCCCCCACTGATAAACTGTTGCAGTGTTATATGTATATTTTAATGCTTATTAATATATAACACTTTATGTGCAATAAATTCATATATAAAACTAAATAACAATCTCTACATTACTACAATGGATTgcaatattaacaaattattttctGATCTGATTATTAAAGCGTCCAGTGTTATGTATTCTTCTCTGCTGTTAGATCTTCAGAATGGACTAATCTGCTTGAATGATTTCTTATTGTTTTTATGATTGATGATTTTCTGATGCTCATTCCCCCTTCCTCCTTGGAGATCGAACTGTATTTATATCCTTTCACTTCTTAAAGAGTCAAGTCCTTTCTTGTTAATAAGGGTATGCCTCTTGCTTTCATGGCCCTTGGCTCTTCATTTACCAGCCCTTTTGAGATTACATTTATTTAACTAAACTCTCCTCTCTTTTTGGCGTCTGCCAAGAAGTAATATAATGGTATTCTTTTCCAGCTCCATTCCTTGGGAAAACAACTCCACAAGAGGAAGCAGTTTGATCAGCTACAAGTCAACATTCTTTTAGCCTCAACTAAGTTATTGAGAGCGATTAATCCCTTTTTGTCTTATTCCTATGAAAGAGTCCAAAATCACCATGTTTCTCTTTCCTTGCACTGGCTCAGCAAAGACCGCAAAGACTGTAAACTCACATCTTCTGTAGGCATATGCGCATATGAAAAGTCACGTCCCCTAACACAGCAGTGGCCAGCAAGATTGCCCCCACAAACACATTCCTTCTAAAATCTGATATTAGAACCATATCCTCCTTAAACTGGTGACTCTTCCTCTAATCAGGTTTATCTTGTAGTAATCAGTTTGGGAATCAGTTTAGGGAGATGGAAAAATGGCGAAGTCTTACTAGTAAGGCCATTTTCTGATTACTAATGCCCAATGATTTGTTTGTATAAGGTGCAACGGAGATACATCATGGTGGGGTCATGACAAATGAGGAGGATGACCTACAAAGTAGTGCCTAGGATGGTGGTCTGCAAGACAGCTCAACAACCTAAATAGTAAATAGTAAATCACTGAGTTATGATGAACATGCAGACAATCACTACACATTCATGTAGACAGAGATAGCTGAATACTGCCCTTCTGTTAGATGAGAATGATAGCTATGGTACATACTCacacaaagagaacaagaaggacaACAAGGCTAGGAATGAAGATTATGATGATCAGAGAACTAGGGTGATACACTTACTGGCTGATTTGCCTAACATAAATGTCAATGCAACTCTTCATCTGACCGCCAAGGACCAATCACGAAGTATAAGTACAATTACAAGAGACAGTTACAAAGAAAAACAGTACAGAACAGCTTTTTAATGGTTTACAGTCCATCTCATTTTTTATGTAATGGTTCATCTTCCAGATGGATGTTGTGCATGCATTTATGCTGATGTGGCATAAGCCTTGAAAAGGCATTTTGACACAAATAAAGTGGCACAAAGGTTCAATGTTGTGCCTGAGCTACAAAAAACTTTAGGCACTGCATGCCAACTTGGGATGAGCCAACCAAGTGAGGTACTTGCTAAAGCTCTACTgaacatgggatcaatttgtttaAATTGTGCCCCTAAAGTGTAATGCCATATAACATGGCACAATGCAACATGTCACAAAGCTTCACAGCATTGTTAGCAACTTAGCACAATGTAAGTGAGAGCATAGCTTCGATCTGCTCAGAGGGTGTaaagaagaaaggtaagagaaaATTTTATATTGTCTGTTAGCAGAGAGATTTAATTCTGAAGAAAATGGTTCCAGTCTTTGTATATGTGAATTTGTATTTTGATATTATGCTAGCAAAGGGTGTGGAGGGATATGAATTGCTGAAAATAAGTCACCGACATACTTTTTGTTCCAGAAACTAGTAGGTTGCATAAAGGAGGGGCCCTTGTCTTCATGTGTCAAGGAAAAGTCTACATCTCCTATCAAGATCCAGGTGCAGGATGTTTTGGAAGGTTCCTATTGGTGGTGAATTTGAAGAATTTTGTTCATGGGATCCTGAGAGTGTATTAAGTGAAGAATAAGAGATAGAAGCTCTCTATCAGTATTCTGTAAGATATTTTGTCACCTACAATGATGAATTCTCTATATTCCTTGCTAAAGACAGATTTGGTTAGCAGCTCTTGCTTAGGTGCAAAATGAATAAGAGTATGTTCATTGTTAGATAGTGATTAAGTGCATTCTAAATGTGTATTACCTTTCATAATTATTGGGGGAACAAATTTGATTACCCATCAATCAGTGGCTAAAATTGTCACTACTGTTTTGCAAGTctaagtcctaaaccctaattatcTTTAGCTCCAAAGAAAATAGAAGCAATTTGTAATCAAATTCACATTAGGAAGTACTGAttgtttgtaatgtccccacttctctAGTTACTATTCAGTTGCATCGATTTGCCTATTAGCCATCTCCGCAGGCAAATTTATGGGGTAGGGGATGATTGGTTAGCCAAAGGGAACCCATACTTAGTCAATTCTTTACTTTGGTTAGCTTTTATATTGAGACTTTATATTATAATGTTATAAAGTCACTTTTCCTAAAAAATAACAAATGTTAATTAATTAAGCCTTTATAAAAATCACCCTGCACTCTTCCCTAGGTgatgaaaactttttttttaaagtggGCCATGTTTAATGAAAAATTGACCCTCAAGCAATTCGAACTTATGAGAGAAAAGATTCCAATGGAATCTTCTTATGATGCCCAAGGAGGATCGAATTAGGGCAAAAAGCATAAAAGAAGACTTGGAGACTCATTTTTTGCATTATGTGATTGgggatttttgagaaaaaaattattttgcaggTCTGCGACGTATTTTGCAGGTGTGTGGATTGGAATTGGGGACGTAGACCTCCATTTCTGAGAGAAAGGACGAAAACCCTTTCATATTTTGTCACTTTGGAGTGCTGGGAATGCTTATATCTGTCCAACAAGGGTATTAATCAGAGGAATTTTGACACTTACAGCAGCAATAGGTCATGAGAATCAGATCTGAGCAGTTAAAGGGCAGATATTGGTGAATTATTGCAGTTTGTGGCCAGCCATACCTCTCCCAGCCTAACCGTACACTCCAAGCTTGCCTGGAATCCACAAAAAATAAATTGGAGAGGGTTTACATCTGGTTTTTTTGTGCAAATTTCATTGTCAgcattagtaattaagaataaAATCATTCTTTCAGGTTTATGATGTCCTTGGAAGGAGATATGAGCAAATCAGTGGGGAAAATTGACCATTTTCAGTGAAGTCCCTTGGGAGCCAAAGGGAACTAGCAGCAGTTTCATCTATTTATGCAAGATTTGATTTTGGTAATTATTATTTAGGAGAATAGAACTCTTTGGAGCAGTTAGGACACATTGGAAGCTCCTGTAGCAGCAGCTGGATTCATTTAAGTAAATAAAGAAGCCCTCCGGGCAAGGCATTGGACTCCTGGTAGGCCAATTTTGGCATATCATTGTTGAATTCCATTATTTATTGACATTTGTTAATTGCTGTTAGAAAATCAGTCAAACTGAAAATTTATTTCCAGTCATTAGTTCTTGTTTATCATTGTTATTCAATTGCATTGTCAAATTCCCAAGGCAAATACattacaaaaacacaaaaaaagcaTAAAACCTCAAAACAAACATATAATAATAAAACCAAATTCCCCTACCGCTGGCCAAACAATTCAGAATCATAAAATTAAATCAGATTGCTACATTCAGCACTCGGCATCTTTCATTGTTAACCCACCACTCTCAAAATTaggttataatttattattttgcaGCTTACTTTGAATACAGATTCCAAAATTTTAGTCCAAATGACTATTGTAACCTCAAAAGGAATTTTTGATAAACAGAGATAATTTTGAGAAGGTTAATGTTAAGGTTAAATTTGAATCAGAAGTTTAAAAATATATTTCCTTACAACAGGCAAGtatcattatttaaaaatatatccaCAAGATATGGAGCAAAGAAATACAACCTTGGAAACAATAGTTCCACCATCCCCCTTCACCTGCATAAACTTGGGAGTATTTGGGAAGGCACAAGCAAGAAGAGTGCAATTAGAATTCCAATCAGGTTGATATTCTGCGCCCATCTGCAGGCCTTGTGATCGTAAATTCCCTCGTTCAGGATTCACCAAACCAGACATGGCAAAGACCACACCATCCTGTCATTATTGTGATTTATTGCAATCATCAGCCCAACTAGTCAAGAAATTAACGGAAGCAATCTATTAAAATGTGCATAAGTGAACCAAGCATGTAAATGTGACCTAAATAGTGTACAGTCAACCATGATTGGACTAGAACAGTCAGGAAGCAATGCAATATTATAAAACACTGATCACGAAGAAATAACCCAAACCTTTTCAATGCTACCTTACCAAAAGGGCTGAAAACGATCCACGATCTGGTTTACTTTGACTTCGATCTTCTTTTTTGTCTACTTCACTAGAACCAGACAAAATGGGACCATGACTAGAACTGGCTGCAATCACATTACTTGTAGGGTCTTTCATATTActtgatattttttgttttttctcttGCACAGTAGTCTTTGGAGAACTACTATTAATTTTGCTATCTCTCGACAGAATATTGTCTTTAGATTCAATACGTGCACCCTTTCCAGTATGGTCACCTGTAGCATTTTTTGCATTGCCTTCTGAATTTTCTGATATTTGTTTAATCTTCCTCTCTTCACTTGGACCAGCATCACCCCCAGAGAATCCATTAGAATCTTCTGCAGAGTTCTTGGTGGTAACATTCCAAACTGGGAGCTTCCGCTTTTTAACATCCCCTTTGCCATTTTTGTAATCAATTAATCGCTCATTAGTACTGCAAGTTACTGAAGAATCACTGCTATTCACTCCAGGTTGCTTATCAGTGGAGCACTCTTTCAGTTTCCTTACCTCTTGTGGCATAGAAGTTTCACCAATAGGTTGCAAACTGTTGGCCTCAGTGTTGCAAGAAATTACATCTATTCTTGACAACCCAATGCATGCTCTATGTTCTTTAGTACCAAATGGCTGGTGACATATAATGCGTAGCTGTTTCCACCTGGTCATCACAAATTACCTTCCACTCTTTAGAAGATAGCCTATTAAAGGCTTGAGAGTTAAGAGTTATACTCTGATTTTAACAGATATGACCTTTGACCTATCTAGATTCAGATGAGATTTCAAAACCAACAAAATTACTACAGAAATCTATAGAACAGTGTTAAACTGTCTACGGGAACTTGTTTAACCATACATATTGGACATGAAGAAACTAAGTGAGCCCTAAAATAGAAGAAAGATCTGACCATCCTCCATAAAATTTGAGGAACAATGGTGAAAGTAAAAACTTTGCTCaggaaggaaaaaaaataaaaagagtaACATGTTTTACATATGAGAAATAGAACAAGCATTAAAAAGAAGATACCTAAAGGATATGGACATATATAATTATAACCCATGGATGCTGAAAATGAATATTCAGAAATTAGATAATTGATAAATTTTTGCAATGAAAATAAGAAATTAGTTGGTGAACAGAAAATGTAGAGCAATATGGCTAAGATCCCAGAAATTGTTTGTAGgtcaaatttatttttaaatgatgtcaATACCATATATCAACAAACCACCACAAAATAGAAATGTATTAGAAACCCAGTAAACATAACAGTACAAGTCAGTTGGCCATAAAACATCAGTTACAATTtatagtttatttacttcataatCTCAACTCCTGAAATGCCCCATCATAACCATCAGTTTGTGATTGTTCCGCAACTAGCAAAATGATGCAGCATCCACAAGATGTCATTTCAGAGGTTATAGAATGTATAGTGTTGTAGGGTTAATTAGTAGTTGTTAGTTGTTGTCGAGGGGTCGGTGGTTAGCTGATGGTTGCCAATGGTTGGCACACGCAGCCAGTCGACACCCTTATATATATCTACGTACTTATCTTCAGGTTATGTTATGTTAGACGGGAAATGTTGTTTCAGAAATACGCTGCAATTCTGTGATCAATCAATATCTGTGAGTTCTCTATACATTCTACATGTGTACTGTTACGTTTTACTTGCATTCTATTATGTTCTGAACATGTACCCTATGGGGCAacatttggtgccattgcctaaacGAATCTAGAGAATGAATTACCCGAGGCAACGGTAGACTTATGACATGGCGAGAACACTATAATGGACCAACCAGCAAGCGAACAAAGCACCAATGACAAAAAAGTATTCGAAGGGGGAAGAGCACTAACGAAGGACTGTGCAAATATAATGAAGGCATCCATTGGGACTTACATCCGTAGGGAGGCGGAACGCGTAGAAGTTCCTGAGAGTATGATTTGGGATGCACTCGGAGTAAGTCCAGCAGTGGATCATCTTATGTGCCACTTACCAAGGCTTTTAGCACAACACTTTATTGCTCTCCACAACATGTGAGAAGGGGAAAATCTGGAGGATCGCCGCCAGCAAATCTTACAATGATTCGAGGAGAGAACCCGACGGGAAGAGGAGTGTGACGAGAGCTGTCAACGGCAACGAATCCTCAATCCATACGAAGGAGGTAATTGATGCCAATGACTTTGAACAAAGATAGCAAGCGTGTACCGAAGGGACAAGAGGACGAGCACGAAGCTATCCAAAGAACAT contains:
- the LOC131069288 gene encoding uncharacterized protein LOC131069288, which encodes MGGEWKVQSCSSESPVHKADNVVREELYRIWQTEEPSEEAWLVLETDPPKPIERVEIVNAGASLIELYGLPEDRSEEELLLSTQQVMTLKDLTNKTNRTRSFTYTIPQKLSPIAAEKRWKQLRIICHQPFGTKEHRACIGLSRIDVISCNTEANSLQPIGETSMPQEVRKLKECSTDKQPGVNSSDSSVTCSTNERLIDYKNGKGDVKKRKLPVWNVTTKNSAEDSNGFSGGDAGPSEERKIKQISENSEGNAKNATGDHTGKGARIESKDNILSRDSKINSSSPKTTVQEKKQKISSNMKDPTSNVIAASSSHGPILSGSSEVDKKEDRSQSKPDRGSFSALLDGVVFAMSGLVNPERGNLRSQGLQMGAEYQPDWNSNCTLLACAFPNTPKFMQVKGDGGTIVSKGKAGSDLASGHCKWYRSMILQPCREWISECYKKRKLVDIDPYLMHVGKPWRKLQPVNVSPVSPINEPDQMKKKPPLHGKTISARINKKAKGMGEISSEKPDINPSEVQKWVVEDFNATVSWLENLPEKVEGIVEKKTGEILKHKSRKDRKRSWKLEDKRCRSARLEPSIGKRAAEQEAKVHHQD